Proteins from a genomic interval of Acinonyx jubatus isolate Ajub_Pintada_27869175 chromosome B4, VMU_Ajub_asm_v1.0, whole genome shotgun sequence:
- the PIP4K2C gene encoding phosphatidylinositol 5-phosphate 4-kinase type-2 gamma: protein MASSSVPPATVSAATAAPGPGFGFASKTKKKHFVQQKVKVFRAADPLVGVFLWGVAHSINELSQVPPPVMLLPDDFKASSKIKVNNHLFHRENLPSHFKFKEYCPQVFRNLRDRFGIDDQDYLVSLTRSPPSESEGSDGRFLISYDRTLVIKEVSSEDIADMHSNLSNYHQYIVKCHGNTLLPQFLGMYRVSVDSEDSYMLVMRNMFSHRLPVHRKYDLKGSLVSREASDKEKVKELPTLKDMDFLNKNQKVYIGEEEKKVFLEKLKRDVEFLVQLKIMDYSLLLGIHDIIRGSDPEEEGPVREEESEGDGDCSLTGPPALVGSYGTSPEGIGGYIHSHRPLGPGEFESFIDVYAIRSAEGAPQKEVYFMGLIDILTQYDAKKKAAHAAKTVKHGAGAEISTVHPEQYAKRFLDFITNIFA from the exons ATGGCGTCCTCCTCTGTCCCGCCGGCTACCGTATCGGCGGCGACAGCGGCCCCGGGCCCGGGTTTCGGCTTCGCCTCCAAAACCAAGAAGAAGCATTTCGTGCAGCAGAAGGTGAAGGTGTTCCGGGCGGCCGACCCGCTGGTGGGCGTGTTCCTGTGGGGCGTAGCCCACTCG ATCAATGAGCtcagccaggtgcctcccccaGTGATGCTGCTGCCAGATGACTTTAAGGCTAGCTCCAAGATCAAGGTCAACAATCACCTTTTCCACAG GGAAAATCTGCCTAGTCATTTCAAGTTCAAGGAGTATTGCCCCCAGGTCTTCAGGAACCTCCGTGATCGATTTGGCATTGATGACCAAGATTACTTG GTATCCCTTACCCGAAGTCCCCCAAGTGAAAGTGAAGGCAGTGATGGTCGCTTCCTTATCTCCTATGATCGAACTCTGGTCATCAAAGAAGTATCCAGTGAGGACATTGCTGACATGCATAGCAACCTCTCCAACTACCACCAG TACATCGTGAAGTGCCACGGCAACACACTGCTGCCCCAGTTCCTGGGGATGTACCGAGTCAGCGTGGACAGCGAAGACAGCTACATGCTTGTGATGCGCAACATGTTTAGCCACCGTCTTCCTGTGCACAGGAAGTATGACCTCAAG GGCTCCCTAGTGTCCCGAGAAGCCAGCGATAAGGAAAAG GTTAAAGAATTGCCCACCCTTAAGGATATGGATTTTCTCAACAAGAACCAGAAAGTTTATATTGgtgaagaggagaagaaagtatTTCTAGAGAAGCTAAAGAGAGACGTGGAG TTCCTAGTGCAGCTGAAGATCATGGACTACAGCCTTCTGCTGGGCATCCATGACATCATTCGGGGCTCGGACCCAGAGGAGGAGGGACCTGTGCGGGAGGAGGAGTCAGAGGGGGATGGGGACTGTAGCCTGACGGGACCACCTGCGCTCGTGGGCTCCTATGGCACCTCCCCTGAGGGTATTGGCGGCTACATCCATTCTCATCGGCCCCTGGGCCCTGGAGAGTTTGAGTCCTTCATTGATGTCTACGCCATCCGGAGTGCTGAGG GGGCCCCCCAGAAGGAGGTGTATTTTATGGGCCTTATTGACATCCTGACACAATATGATGCCAAGAAGAAAGCAGCTCATGCGGCCAAAACCGTCAAACATGGG GCTGGGGCAGAGATCTCCACTGTGCATCCTGAGCAGTATGCTAAGAGATTCCTGGATTTTATTACCAACATCTTTGCCTAA